The Flavobacteriales bacterium genome includes the window AAGCCTAACATTCCAATAATGGGTCCCATATAACTACCGCCTGATGCCGCTTCAACTAATAATGTACCAACTATAGGTCCGGTACAGGAAAATGAAACTAAAGCTAATACCAAGGCCATAAAGAAAATACCTACTAAACCACCTCTATCAGATGCTCTATCGGCTTTATTGATCCAGGAACTTGGAAGCGTTAACTCGAATGCTCCTAAAAAAGAGGCTGCAAATACAACTAGAAGAACAAAAAATGCAATATTGAAATATGCATTTGTAGCCATACTATTGAGTACCTCAGGCCCAAACAGTGCCGATACACCTACGCCTAAGGCTACGTATATTACTATAATAGAAATACCATAAATAATAGCATTGGTTACCCCTTTGGCTTTATTTTCACTTTGCTTCGTAAAATAGCTAACTGTCATGGGTATCATAGGAAAGACACAAGGCGTAAGTAAGGCAGCAAATCCACTTAAAAAGGCTATGAAGAATATACTCCACATTCCTTTTTTATTGGACTTTTTTTCTGCTGGCTCTTGCGAATCAGATGCAACTAAATTAAGTGAAGACGTACTTTCTGCGTCATCAACACCCTTCGTTTCGACTTGTTCAGATGGTACACCTAAAGTGAAAGAGAAGTCAACATATTCAGGTGGTAAACATTGAGTGGCATCACAAACCATAAACATTAACTCCCCATCGACTTTTGAATCAGTACTAACTGCTTTTACTTTTTGACTGAATACAGCTTCATTAGTAAAATAAGATAAAACCATATCAAAATTAGGGTCATATTCTTGTTTAGGCTCCCCTTCTTGTGTCGTGCCAATAAGCTCATAGCTATTGGATTCAAAAAAAGTAAACGTAGTCGGCAAAGGACCATCATCTTCAACAAATTGAGAATACAAATACCACCCGTCTTCAATACTTGCTTTGAAAACAAGTTCGTACTCACCACCTCCTATATCTTCTTGAGAAAATTCCCATTCTACAGGATTAAAAATTTGAGAGAAAAGCAGTGTTGGAAACACCAGAATAATTGCTAAAAGAAATTTTTTCATGATTATTTATTTAGTTGTTCTTTAAGTATTCGTAATAATTCAGAGGGCTTTTGGCTTCCAATTAAATATTTTAAACCGTCTTTATCAGTCAATTGAATACATTCATTACCACGTGTGTAGAAATGAACAGCACCCTTAAGATGCAAATTGTATACCGCTCTATTAAAGAAGAAGCGGCTATATTTTACTTTAGTGACATCTTTAATAGAGCTCAAGTCAATTTTTACTTTTCTAGCGGTCCATAAACCGTCTAAAATTAAGCTCCCATTTGCAACACATGTTCTGAAATGAAGAATGAAAACAAGAATTGCTGAAACAAAGATTATGGCTACTCCTAAGAAAAAAAGCAGACTACCAGAACCTTCTGATTCAACAGAGTTTTCTGACCAGTAATAGGACAAAAAACAAAATAAAGCTAAAACCATTCTCCTTAAAAAGGACAACCTATTGTAGCCTAGATACTGACTTTCTTCGTATAAAATTTCACTTTCCATGTTCAATTTTCAAAGGTTCGACAAGATATACTTTTTCTGTTTCTGGCACAAGTTTGAATTCATCATTTATTCGATGACCTACTATGCAAACTATGGTATCTAACGAACAAATTACCAAAGTATTTTCTTTTTGATATGTAGAAAACTTTTCATCAATCATAAAGTCACTGACTTTCTTCTTTCCTTTCATTCCTAAAGGGGTAAAACTATCTCCTATTTGCCAATGTCTAACCAATAACGGAAAATGGAGTTTACCGTAATCCAAAACGGCACAACGACTGTTTTTAACCATTTTAAAATCAATAGCCTTATGTATACTAAAAGCTATTTTAATAGGGCTTTCAATTGAGGAATCGCCACTTTTAACTAAAACACTTTGCAGAGCCTTTGATGGGCTTTTGGAAAGGAATAGCCCCTTCCTCTCTCTAACTATTCTGTAATCAGCATTTGAAACCTGTTTGCCAACTTCACTATTTAAAAGCCTAAAAACATCTTTCCAAGCAAACGGCCCATAATACTTCAAGTATTCATAAAGTATCTCTTGTTTCTCGTCCTGATCTAATAAATAATCAAAAGTTAGTAAAATACCACCATCTACAACTTTACAATGTCTAGTCCTAAATGTTTCATATTTTTCAAGAAGGCTTTGGTACTTCACCTCGTTATCTTTAATTTCATCTAGGTATTGATTTCTTTTATCTGTTTCAGACAACAAATTATAACGAATGCTATTTCTTTGGTAATAAGTTGAAAAATTGGATTTGTCTTCTCTAAAATTAATTGAGTTGCGTGTCAAGTATTGTTGTATATCCTTCACTCCAAAGCAAAGCATTGGTCTAATAATATTAGTATTTCTGACTGGTATACCTTGAAGAGCACCTACACTAGCTTTTCTACTTTTTTTGATAATTAAGGTTTCTATTGCATCGTCTTGATGATGAGCTGTTAGAATTTTATCATAACCCTCATCTAGACATAATGTTCTAAACCACGAATAGCGAAGATCACGAGCAGCCATTTGAATAGATAATTTATTTTCCTTTGCGTAAGATTCTGTATCAAATGTTTTGGAATAAACAGGAACTTTTAATTGTTGACCTAATTCCTTTACAAATTGTTCGTCAAGATAACTATCCTGAGCCCTCAATTTAAAATTACAATGCGCTATTGAAAAGTCATAATTCAATTGTGCAAATAGATGAGCCATTAAGACACTATCCTTACCTCCACTTACTGCAAGTAGCAACTTTTCGCCATCATTTATTAACTCATTTTTAGCGATGAATGCTTTTAACTTATTAAGCATCTAGCACCTCCATCATAGCTTTAACTTTCAGCTCACACTCCTCATATTCATCTTTTGGATTTGCATTAGCCGTAATTGCACTACCGACAGGCATAGACGCATATTTCTTTTTTGAATTATAAAGAATACTTCTTATCACTACATTAAAATCGAAATCCCCTGATGGATTAACATAACCAACAGCTCCTGAATACAAGCCCCTTTTGAAGACTTCAACTTTTTCAATTAATTGCATAGCACTAATTTTTGGTGCACCCGTCATACTGCCCATTGGAAAAGCATGTCGAATAGCGTCAACCCAATGTATACTTTCATCCAACTCAGAAACTATGGTTGAAATCATTTGATGAACTTGAGGAAAGGAATAAATACCAAAAAGCTCTTCTACTTTTACCGAAGAAGCCAATGCCGTTTTTGATAAATCGTTTCTCACTAAATCAACAATCATAACATTTTCTGATTGCTCTTTTGGACAATTTAATAACTCATCTTTCAATCGATTATCCTCTTCTAATACAACACTTCTCTTTCTAGTCCCTTTAATAGGTTGAGAAATTAATTTTGAGCCCTCTTTTTTAAGAAATCGTTCTGGACTTGCACACATGAGGTAATTCTCTTTACAACGATAAAAAGCTGCAAATGGAGGTTTCGAAATATCATACAAATTATGATATACCGAAATTGGATTTAGCACTACATTTTCTGCATAATATTCTTGGCAGTAATTGACTTCGTATATATCACCTCTGTAAATATGTTCTTTTAGCTTTTCGAAACCTTCAAAATACTGCTCTTTTGAAATCTTGGATTTTATAGATACGGACTTTTTATTTTCAACAGGCATATCAAAATGAGTAATGTTTTTAAATAAAAGTTGCATCTCTTTACGGTCAACACCCTCAGGAAAAGAAATAATAACTTCATTTTGAATAATTTCAAAAACCCACTTAGGCTGAAAAAAATGCATGATGGGAAATGATAAATTATCATCATTCTCAGATTTTAGATCTTCAATTTCATTTTTCAAATCGTATGATAAGAAACCAAAAATCCAATCTTTTTTATCCTTATGAAAATCAGACAAAGCCGAAAAACTATTCTCTTCAAAATACAGTTGTGAAATTGAATCTGCACCGACAAGCATATCATATTTCAAGTACTTGCCATAGTTAGGACTAGCTTCTCCTTCAAAAACAGCCGATTGCTCAAACTGAGCAGACCAACAAGAAAGTTGTCTTTTAAAAGAATCAATATTGGAAATATGATAAGTAGCCATTTGACGCATAGGTGCAAAACTAAGCAATATTCAATCCCTAAAAATACCAAAATGAGACGCTTTATTATATTTTTTTTAAATTGTCAACAATTAAACCCAAGAAATTATGAAAATAAGTGAAATCATCATTACTGCAATTCTTGTAATTGGTGCTTTTGTAATTGGCTTTTTAAACAATACCAATACTAGCCCTGATTTAAGTAATTCTCCAACAAACACTACTATCAATATTGAGTCTTCAGCTACAAACGAAGAACAAAATCTAATGGTTATTAAGTTTGATTTGGAAGAAAGTGAGGAAATGGAAATGAGTGTAGATTCCCTTGTTGTAGACTCTATTTCTCAAGACACTTTGTTAAATATCGAATAGTAGGGAACTACTTATGAGTTTCTTTTAGCTACTGCGAAACACAAGAACATAACTGCAATAAAAGCAGATAGTCGGCCAATATAATCTCCAAAACTGATATAAAATGTTTGGACTGTATTAGTCTTTATTATGTCTTTAATCACGACTTCTTCATCCCAATTAGTTTTTCGATTTATATTACCACGGCTATCAATAAATGCAGAAATTCCTGTATTGGCAGAACGTGCAATTGCTCTTCTGCACTCTATAGCTCTTAAACTAGCATAATTTAAATGTTGTTTGTACCCTGGCGTATCTTTCCACCATCCGTCATTAGTTATAATAGCAAATATATCAGCTCCATTTCTAGCATAATTTGTTGTGTACTCACCAAAAACTGATTCGTAACATATGATTGGTGCTATTTGAGCTGAATTGGAAGGAAATACTTCTCTGAAATCCTGAGTTCCCAAACTACCTGTAATACCTCCTAAATCAATTGTCAGAAACTCTAACTTTTCTAATATTGAAGGAAAGGGCGTGAACTCAACCCCTTGAACAAGCTTTGATTTATGATAAATTGAAATAGCAGACTTATTAACTTGAATTGCAGAATTATAAACATCATAATAGGCATCTAAACCCGTAAATTTTCTAGCAGTGTGAGGCACTTCATCAAACTCTGCATAGGCTTTGTATGTTACAGCACCTAAAATAATATTTAAGTCTGGGTATTTATCAATTAAACCCTTTAAGCGACTTATTTCTGCTGCATTATCAATCTTGTTTTCCCACAAACCATCGATAATAGCTGTTTCTGGGCCAATCAAATAATTAGTATTTGAATCTAATTTAGTTTCAGCCAATTCAATAAATATATCCAGTTGCTCCATTGAAGTCAATCCATCAAATTTCTCTTGATATGGATCGATATTAGGTTGAACTACAACGACTTCAACATCTTTTCCATCATCTTCAAACTGCACACAAAAAGAAATCAAAATGGGTATAATTATTACTAATGATGGTAATGTATACTTCTTTTTGTTTTTAAAGGAATGAAACAAAAGAATATTGGCTAAAACTATCCATAAGCTACCACCTAAAACCCCCGTAAACTCATACCACTGTATATATTTTGGATAGTGAGCAAAAACATTGCCTAGTGTAAGCCATGGCCAAGACAAATCCCAATTTAGATGTAAATACTCAAAACTTAACCAAAAGCTTAAAAGTGCCCACCATGCTCGTCTGTCATTAAATTTGGATTTTAACCATACGAATAAAAAAATCACACATGCCATAAGAAAGCTATTTACCAAAATTGCTGCTACAGCGCCGAACAAACTAGCGTTGTAAATCCAATAAGTAGTGAATACATTCCATATAACGAACACAAAAAAAGAATAGGTGAAAGCACTTCTTTTTTTACTCAATCCCTCTAAGACAAAAAACAGGGGTACAAATGCCCCAAAAATAAGAAATGGGAAGCCAGACGGCGGCCATGAAATCACCAATAGAAAGGCTGAAATAAGGCAAAGTAGTAGTTTACGAAACATCTTTTGTATTATTGCAAAGCAAATATCGTATTTCTTGAGCATATTTAAACACATACCC containing:
- a CDS encoding cytochrome c biogenesis protein CcdA, with the protein product MKKFLLAIILVFPTLLFSQIFNPVEWEFSQEDIGGGEYELVFKASIEDGWYLYSQFVEDDGPLPTTFTFFESNSYELIGTTQEGEPKQEYDPNFDMVLSYFTNEAVFSQKVKAVSTDSKVDGELMFMVCDATQCLPPEYVDFSFTLGVPSEQVETKGVDDAESTSSLNLVASDSQEPAEKKSNKKGMWSIFFIAFLSGFAALLTPCVFPMIPMTVSYFTKQSENKAKGVTNAIIYGISIIVIYVALGVGVSALFGPEVLNSMATNAYFNIAFFVLLVVFAASFLGAFELTLPSSWINKADRASDRGGLVGIFFMALVLALVSFSCTGPIVGTLLVEAASGGSYMGPIIGMLGFSLAIALPFALFAAFPGWLNSLPQSGGWLNSVKVVLGFLELALAFKFLSNADLVWQTHLLEREVFIAIWIIIFAFLTMYLLGMYKLSHDSDLKYVSVGRLFMAILTGMFTVYMIPGLWGAPLKIINAFPPPMHYSESPHGVGFTKGGSIVAHSEEEGQHLGPQGIMVFHDYDEGMAHAKKVGLPAMIDFTGWACVNCRKMEEQVWSDSEVKRILSEDVVLISLYVDERTPLDEDKQYETTIAGKKKKVRTVGDKWTVLQAETYKTNSQPYYVILDHNENQMGVSANYQDYGEVDLFKTWLQEGIDEFNQ
- the tilS gene encoding tRNA lysidine(34) synthetase TilS; translated protein: MLNKLKAFIAKNELINDGEKLLLAVSGGKDSVLMAHLFAQLNYDFSIAHCNFKLRAQDSYLDEQFVKELGQQLKVPVYSKTFDTESYAKENKLSIQMAARDLRYSWFRTLCLDEGYDKILTAHHQDDAIETLIIKKSRKASVGALQGIPVRNTNIIRPMLCFGVKDIQQYLTRNSINFREDKSNFSTYYQRNSIRYNLLSETDKRNQYLDEIKDNEVKYQSLLEKYETFRTRHCKVVDGGILLTFDYLLDQDEKQEILYEYLKYYGPFAWKDVFRLLNSEVGKQVSNADYRIVRERKGLFLSKSPSKALQSVLVKSGDSSIESPIKIAFSIHKAIDFKMVKNSRCAVLDYGKLHFPLLVRHWQIGDSFTPLGMKGKKKVSDFMIDEKFSTYQKENTLVICSLDTIVCIVGHRINDEFKLVPETEKVYLVEPLKIEHGK
- a CDS encoding anthranilate synthase component I family protein, with the protein product MLSFAPMRQMATYHISNIDSFKRQLSCWSAQFEQSAVFEGEASPNYGKYLKYDMLVGADSISQLYFEENSFSALSDFHKDKKDWIFGFLSYDLKNEIEDLKSENDDNLSFPIMHFFQPKWVFEIIQNEVIISFPEGVDRKEMQLLFKNITHFDMPVENKKSVSIKSKISKEQYFEGFEKLKEHIYRGDIYEVNYCQEYYAENVVLNPISVYHNLYDISKPPFAAFYRCKENYLMCASPERFLKKEGSKLISQPIKGTRKRSVVLEEDNRLKDELLNCPKEQSENVMIVDLVRNDLSKTALASSVKVEELFGIYSFPQVHQMISTIVSELDESIHWVDAIRHAFPMGSMTGAPKISAMQLIEKVEVFKRGLYSGAVGYVNPSGDFDFNVVIRSILYNSKKKYASMPVGSAITANANPKDEYEECELKVKAMMEVLDA
- the lnt gene encoding apolipoprotein N-acyltransferase, translating into MISWPPSGFPFLIFGAFVPLFFVLEGLSKKRSAFTYSFFVFVIWNVFTTYWIYNASLFGAVAAILVNSFLMACVIFLFVWLKSKFNDRRAWWALLSFWLSFEYLHLNWDLSWPWLTLGNVFAHYPKYIQWYEFTGVLGGSLWIVLANILLFHSFKNKKKYTLPSLVIIIPILISFCVQFEDDGKDVEVVVVQPNIDPYQEKFDGLTSMEQLDIFIELAETKLDSNTNYLIGPETAIIDGLWENKIDNAAEISRLKGLIDKYPDLNIILGAVTYKAYAEFDEVPHTARKFTGLDAYYDVYNSAIQVNKSAISIYHKSKLVQGVEFTPFPSILEKLEFLTIDLGGITGSLGTQDFREVFPSNSAQIAPIICYESVFGEYTTNYARNGADIFAIITNDGWWKDTPGYKQHLNYASLRAIECRRAIARSANTGISAFIDSRGNINRKTNWDEEVVIKDIIKTNTVQTFYISFGDYIGRLSAFIAVMFLCFAVAKRNS